In Kytococcus sedentarius DSM 20547, the sequence CGTGCACCACAACGTCTCGCGTTCCAAGGGCATGGCCCGGGCCGTGGAGATGCTGGACCGCGTCGGCATCCCCAACCCCCAGAAGCGCGCCCGGCAGTACCCCTTCGAGTTCTCCGGCGGCATGCGCCAGCGCGCGATGATCGCGCTGGGCCTGGTGAACGACCCCAAGCTGCTGATCGCCGACGAGCCCACCACGGCCCTGGACGTGACCGTGCAGGCCGCGATCCTGGACCTGCTCAAGGAGCTGCAGGACGAGTACGGGTCCGCCATCATCCTGATCACCCACGACCTGGCCGTGGTCGCCGAGGTCGCCCACGACACGCTGGTGATGTACGCCGGGCGCGGCGTGGAGCGCGGTGACACCAAGGAGGTGCTCGCCGACCCGCGCCATCCCTACACGCGCGGCCTGCTGGGCTCGGTGCCGAGCATCAGCGAGACGGTGGGCGACGAGCTGCGCCCCATCAAGGGTGCGCCCCCGAGCCTCACCCACCTGCCCAGCGGCTGCTCGTTCAACCCGCGCTGCGAGTTCGCCTCGATGGTGCCGGAGGACCGCTGCCGCACCGACGTGCCCGGCCTCACGGTGCCGCCCGGCACCGACCACCGCCTCGTGCGCTGCCACCTGTCGGCCATGGGCGTCGACATCTCCACCGTCGACCCGACCCCCCAGGAGACCCTGCGATGAGCACCCGCATCGACGACGTCGTCGTCCACCCGCGCCGGTCCACCGCCGATCGCGAGGTGCTGCTCGAGGTCTCCGACCTCACCAAGCACTTCCCGATCACGGAGTACCGCGGCGTCCTGCCCACCAAGAAGACCGTCAAGGCCGTCGATGGGGTGAGCTTCGACCTGGCCGCGGGGGAGACCCTCGGCCTGGTGGGCGAGTCCGGCTGTGGGAAGACCACCACCGGCCGCCTGGTGACGCGCCTGGAGCAGCCCACCTCCGGGTCCATCGTCTTCGAGGGCCAGGACATCGCCTCGTACTCCGAGGGCAAGCTGCGCCCGTTGCGCCGCGACATCCAGATGATCTTCCAGGACCCCTACGCTTCGCTGAATCCCCGGTACACGGTGGGCAACATCATCGCGACGCCGATCCGGGTGCACAAGCTCATGCCCAAGAACAAGATCAAGGGCCGGGTGCAGGAGCTGCTGGAGCTGGTGGGCCTGAACCCCGAGCACATCAACCGGTACCCGAACGAGTTCTCCGGTGGGCAGCGGCAGCGCATTGGCATCGCCCGCGCGCTGGCCGTGGAGCCCCGTGTGATCGTGGCCGACGAGCCCGTGTCGGCGCTGGACGTCTCGATCCAGGCGCAGGTCATGAACCTGATGGAGAACCTGCGCCGTGAGTTCAACCTCGCCTTCGTGTTCGTGGCCCACGACCTCGGTGTGGTGCGCCACTTCTGCGACCGCGTGGCCGTGATGTACCTGGGCCGGATCGTGGAGATCGGCGACCGGGAGCAGATCTACGGCAACCCGCTCCACCCGTACACCCAGGCCCTGCTGTCCGCCGCACCGGACATCAACGTCGTGCGGGGTGTGGCCAGGCAGGAGCGCATCCGGCTCGAGGGCGACGTGCCGAGCCCCATCGACCCGCCCAGTGGGTGCAGCTTCCGGACGCGCTGCTGGAAGGCCCAGGAGGTGTGCGCCACCACGCCGCCGGCGCTGGAGTCCAAGGGCGACGACGCCCTGCACCGGGCGGCCTGCCACTTCGCGGAGCCGCGCGCCATCACCGTCGAGACCGCCTGAGGCCCTCGCGATATCCTGCACCGTCGGTCTCCTGCGGGAGGCCGGCGGTGCAGCCGTGTGCCGAACTCGTCCCCATGATCAGGAGCTGTGATGGAAACCGCTGAGATCCGCCGCCGGTGGCTTGCCTACTTCGAGGGCAAGGACCACGCCGTGGTGCCCAGCGCCCCCTTGATCCACGACGACCCGAACCTTCTGTTCGTCAACGCCGGGATGGTGCCCTTCAAGCCCTACCTGCTGGGGCAGCAGACCCCGCCGTGGCAGCGTGCCACCAGCGTGCAGAAGTGCGTGCGCACCGGGGACATCGAGGAGGTCGGCAAGACCTCCCGCCACGGCACCTTCTTCCAGATGAATGGCAACTTCTCCTTCGGTGACTACTTCAAGGCCGGCGCCATCTCCATGGCCTGGGAGTTCCTCACCACGCCCGAGGCCGGCGGGGGCCTGGGGCTGCGCAAGGACGACCTGTGGGCGACGGTCTACAACGACGACGACGAGGCCTTCGACCTCTGGCTCGAGCTCACGGACCTGCCCGCCGAGCGGATCGTGCGCCGGGACGAGGAGGACAACTACTGGAGCATGGGCGTGCCCGGCCCCGGTGGCCCCAGCTCGGAGATCTTCCTCGACCGCGGTGCCGAGTAC encodes:
- a CDS encoding ABC transporter ATP-binding protein → MTLTNSTPDDPHAVFARPELGEPLLKVRDLQVAFPTEDGLVRAVNSLSYDVHAGRTLAVVGESGSGKSVSTMAVMGLHDPKRTRMSGSILLDGREMVGASQSQFRKIRGNVASMIFQDAQSSLHPYKRVGDQIVEAYRVHHNVSRSKGMARAVEMLDRVGIPNPQKRARQYPFEFSGGMRQRAMIALGLVNDPKLLIADEPTTALDVTVQAAILDLLKELQDEYGSAIILITHDLAVVAEVAHDTLVMYAGRGVERGDTKEVLADPRHPYTRGLLGSVPSISETVGDELRPIKGAPPSLTHLPSGCSFNPRCEFASMVPEDRCRTDVPGLTVPPGTDHRLVRCHLSAMGVDISTVDPTPQETLR
- a CDS encoding ABC transporter ATP-binding protein, with protein sequence MSTRIDDVVVHPRRSTADREVLLEVSDLTKHFPITEYRGVLPTKKTVKAVDGVSFDLAAGETLGLVGESGCGKTTTGRLVTRLEQPTSGSIVFEGQDIASYSEGKLRPLRRDIQMIFQDPYASLNPRYTVGNIIATPIRVHKLMPKNKIKGRVQELLELVGLNPEHINRYPNEFSGGQRQRIGIARALAVEPRVIVADEPVSALDVSIQAQVMNLMENLRREFNLAFVFVAHDLGVVRHFCDRVAVMYLGRIVEIGDREQIYGNPLHPYTQALLSAAPDINVVRGVARQERIRLEGDVPSPIDPPSGCSFRTRCWKAQEVCATTPPALESKGDDALHRAACHFAEPRAITVETA